From Mya arenaria isolate MELC-2E11 chromosome 12, ASM2691426v1, the proteins below share one genomic window:
- the LOC128212137 gene encoding uncharacterized protein LOC128212137, with the protein MVSVISVHKLTEGVPNAVGRSRMAWELAAVSVGLVPRNKQQKTPNKYNSSGCFSVSLTGDSPSMVVSAALPPTVDVLTMQRITVVPTGRGVSCRPPRPPCWRDFMPSGSASECEFTDIGKVTRSAPESLSSNYQITSKTNKPKRVRAKLHRTHSQFAIDECDLPADDLTVTLADTTPVDIGLVRESSFNEQIEQEDNNRKCQSWLNNIEASQPLEDVSCYKLCDHEGEAISIEVPDDTNTYFHEHSDEQSTSSGSNKHITVPNNKTNNETYSYERLNENVTWMHSNDVRVKHTSSFKGEEIINTG; encoded by the exons ATGGTGTCGGTCATTTCCGTGCATAAATTAACCGAGGGTGTTCCGAATGCAGTGGGGCGTAGTCGGATGGCATGGGAGCTCGCAGCTGTGAGCGTGGGACTCGTGCCTAGAAACAAACAACAGAAGACACCTAACAAATACAACTCAAGCGGCTGTTTTTCTGTTTCTCTGACTGG AGATTCGCCTTCAATGGTTGTTTCCGCCGCGCTCCCACCGACCGTTGATGTTTTGACTATGCAAAGAATTACGGTAGTGCCGACCGGGAGAGGAGTCAGCTGCCGCCCTCCGCGGCCGCCATGTTGGAGGGACTTCATGCCGTCCGGCTCCGCCTCGGAGTGCGAGTTTACCGACATCGGGAAAGTTACCCGGAGTGCGCCCGAGAGCTTAAGCTCCAATTATCAAAtaacatcaaaaacaaataagccCAAACGTGTGCGGGCAAAGTTACACCGAACCCACAGTCAATTCGCGATCGACGAATGCGATCTTCCGGCGGATGATTTAACCGTGACCCTGGCGGACACAACACCGGTTGACATCGGACTCGTTAGAGAGAGCTCGTTTAACGAGCAAATCGAACAGGAAGATAATAACCGGAAGTGCCAAAGTTGGCTGAACAATATCGAGGCCAGCCAACCGCTCGAAGACGTTAGTTGTTATAAGTTGTGTGACCACGAAGGTGAGGCCATATCTATCGAAGTTCCGGATGACACgaatacatattttcatgaacacTCGGACGAACAGTCGACTTCCAGTGGTAGCAATAAACATATAACTGTTCCAAATAACAAGACGAACAATGAAACGTATAGTTACGAACGCTTGAACGAAAACGTAACGTGGATGCATTCCAATGACGTCAGAGTGAAACATACGTCGTCTTTTAAAGGAGAAGAAATCATTAACACGGGATAA